The DNA window AAACAACGTTTTGGATTTTACTCTGTTTTTGTGATGACGATTCCGTATTGTATGATTCATTTTGGAAAGCCATTTCCCGAAACCATTGCTGCAATTATTGCCGGAGTGGTACTTGGAACATTGAGTTTAAAGAGCAGAAGCATTTGGTTGGGTGTTGCGATTCATTATAGCGTTGCAATAACGATGGATGTATGTGCGCTTTGGCAGAAGGGTCTTTTGTGATGTAATGTGGATGGTGTGCACTTGTCATTCCGACCATAGTGGAGGAATCTTGCACAATTTTAATTCTAGTTTCCATCGGGAAAGATTTCTCCACTATGGTCGAAATGACAAACAAAAAACATTGCAGTAAGGATTTTACTCAACCTCCGCAATAGCAATCAGCAGCTTCTCCAATTTCAATTTCATTTCAGTAGGAGTACAGTCGTAATTATTTGCTATTAACGAAAAACAAAGCATCTCCCCATTTTTGTTCTTTACATAACCGGTGTAACCTCTGGCACGCGTAATGTAACCGGTTTTAGCGCGCATGTTGTTTTCGCAAAAGGTACCTTGGCATAAACTACTCATAGAACCCGATTTTCCGGCAATAGGTAATGAATTATAAAAAGAAGTAAAGTTCTTATCGGTAGCCATCAACCGCAAAATTTGTGTTTCTGTTTTGGTGGTGATTGCATTTGCTCTCGCTAATCCACAGCCATCATTCATGAAAAATCCACTTACATCCACACCTTTTGCTTTCCAGAAATTGGTGATAATCATGGTCCCTTCTGATTCTCTTCCGAAGCCTGTTTTTTTGTAGCAGATGTATTTTAATAAATGTTCGGCATATAAATTCAAACTTTTTAGATTGGTCCAGTAAACAATTTTTTCAAGAGTAGGAGAGAAGGTGCTGAAAAGTGTGGTTCGCTTTTTTGCATCATACTCAACGGTTTTAAAACCATCTACTTTTTTTTCTGTTAAATCGCTGTCCTTTTCTGCTCGGATGGTAGTAGTAGGTTTTGAAATTTTAATTCCTGCTTTGCGCAATGCAATTTCCAATTGACGTGCGCAAAATAAAGCAGGATCCGGAATCGAACCATCCACTTCATAATTTGTTTTGTTGGCTGGAATGGTACCTTGAACCGTTCTGTAATTGGAATAGGACGAACCAAAAATAAACGCATTGTCGTCACTCCCGCCCGAGGTAACACGATTTACCAAAACCATATTGTCGATTGTAGGTTCTACAGACGTAATGAGGGTTTCAGATCCAGCTGCACCTGATTTAAATTTTGCGGTGTATTTATTATCGTGATAGGTTAATCCGCAAGCGCCTGCTCCGAAATAGTTACCCATGTCACCCCAAATCCATTGAGTGGGTGTCATGTTATCTTCAAAGATACTGGCATCACCAACAATTGCACCTTCAATACTTTTAATGCCTTTTGCTTTTAGCAGAGCCGCCCATTTTTGAACGATGGTAGTGCTGTCTTTTTTATCTTTAAAAAATTCAGATTCCAATGTTGGATCGCCACCGCCAAGAATATAAAGGTTGCCTTTTAAGGTTCCGGAAACAGTATCAAGTGTACCGTCATATTGAATTTTTGTTTCAAATTTAAAATCACTGCCAAGGATAGAAAGTGCAGCTGCAGTGGTTACAATTTTGAGGGTACTGGCAGGTACTAGACTTAAATGTGAATTGTATTCAACAATGGCGGAGTCTTTCTTTGTGTTCATCACACAAATGCTCCAAGTAGCATGTTGTAATGCTTTGTCTCTTTTGAGCGTTTCTATTTCAGCAGTCAGCTTTGATTTTTGTGCAAAGGAGAAGCCTGAAAGGAAAATGAATAAAAGTAAATAAAAGTACTTCATTATAAATGTTTGTTGCGAAGCGTCATAGCGAGGAAGAATGACGAAGCAATCTCATTTGAGCTTTCTTGAGATTGCCACGTTCGAGAAAAGCTTACTCGCAATGACGTTCTAAATAGTGTATTTAAATTTTCTTAACGTTTTTATCTATCAAACTTAGAACCACCATCAAAAAGGGCATCAATCTTTTTAGCCAATTTATAATCTTTATCGGTAACGGTATTACCTTCATCGTGTGTGTTTAAAGAGATGGTTACTTTATTATACACGTTGCTCCAGTTTGGATGATGGTTCATTTTCTCTGCCTCAAAAGCTACTTTCGTCATAAAACCAAAAGCATCCACAAAGTTTTTGAATCCAAATGTTCTTGTTAGTGTATTGTTTTCTTCGTTCCACATAATGTTAGTTTTTAAATATATTTTACTTTAGCACATCATCACCTAGTCACTTAGTCACCTAGTCACCTAGTCACTTTATGTCCCAATCTGCACCACCGCCATCGTCAATCGGCTTACACATATCAACTTCTCTTTTTCATCTTTAATTTCAATTGCCCAAACATGTGTTTTTTTTCCAATATGAATGGGTTTTGCTTCCGCATAAACAAAACCATTGGTGCCTGGACGTAAATGGTTGGCATTAATATCCAAACCCACACAAAAGTATTTACTGTTGTCTACAATCAGATTGGAACCGATGCTTCCCAATGTTTCAGCCAAAGCAACAGATGCTCCACCGTGTAAGATTTTCATTGGTTGAACGGTACGGTGATCAATTGGCATACGCCCTTTTATGGAGTCTTCCGTAATCTCAGTAATCTCTATTCCAATAGCTTCTGCCATTGTGCCTTTTTCCATCCATGCTATATCAGCAATCGTATAGGGTTTAAACCAAATGCTCATCGTAATTATAATTTAGATAAAGTTAGGAAGAATTTATTTATGGAATCCGTTTATCTTTTGCACCTAAGAGATGTAATTTTTTAAAACTATATTCGTTGTACCTAAAAAAAATCAGCCATGACCCCAAAACTAATTTTAGCAGCATTTGTCTCCTTATTGATCTTACCATCTTGCGGAGGACGCGGTTCCAACTTTGATGCGGAAGCAATACTAAACGGAGGTTTCGAATCCTCAATGGCCGAATCGGCACCACCACCACCGCCTCCACCACCTCCTGGAGTGGTTGAAACAGTTAAGTTTACACCTCCAGTTACTTCAGAAGAATATGATAAATCTGAAGCGGGTTCTGCAAATGCTTCCGGCTTAACATCCACAACTACCGTTGCCTCAGCTCCAATTAAGATGGCTGAGAAAATCAAAAAAACAGCTGATGTCGACATTTCTGTTGAGGATTATAAAGTTGCTCGTGCAGCCATCGATAAAATTGTAAAAACAGGGAATGGCTATATCAGTGGAGAGAATGAACAAAATTCTACGTATAGTATTTCCAACGCGATGACCATTCGTGTGGCAAACAAAGATTTTGATGCCATGGTCTCCAACCTTGCTGGTGTTGCTAGTCATGTGAATTCAAAAAATGTATACATGGAAGATGTAACGGCTGAGTTTGTTGATATTACTGCTCGTTTAAAAACAAAGAAAGAAGTTGAAAAGCGTTATTTAGAATTGTTGCAAAAAGCAGTGAAAGTAACGGATATCTTAGAAGTAGAAGAACATTTAAGAGGAATTCGTGAAGAGATTGAGGCGAAAGAAGGTCAGTTAAAATTGTTGAACGACCAAGTTGCTTTTAGTACCATCAACTTAAATTTTACACAAAGTTTTGAATACACACCACAAGATGAACCGGGCTTTTTTGGTAGAATGGGGAAAGCATTTGGAAACGGTTGGAAAGGTTTTCTATCCTTTGTAATCGGATTGGTTTACGTTTGGCCGTTATGGTTAATTCTGGGATTAACCACCTATTTTGTTGTGAAGTTCATCAAGAAGAAGTTGAAGAAGTAAACGGCTTCTATTTGAGTCTGTCATTTCAAGGAACGAAGCAATCACCTGCAAAGGAACATTACGCAGGTGATTGCTTCGTTCTTCGAACTGACGTTATGTTAAAACCTAGTCACCTAGTCACCCAGTCACCTAGTCACCTAGTCACCCAGTCACCTAGTCACCTAGTTACCCAGTCACCTTTTGATATTCTTCCTTCGCCTTATCAAACTCTGCTATCAACAATTCTCTTTCAGAGATAAGATTCGAAATGTAGACACTCTTTTTATAAAACAACATGAGCAATAACCATTTGTTTTTTATTTTGGTGACCGCATAATAATACCAATAAGTAAATACTCCAAACAGTGGGAGTGTAGTTGCATAAACAATGGTAATGATGTTGTTGTCGAAATACTTATTCACGAGGAAAATCTGAATCGTATAGAAGATGATAAATGTAAACATACCGGTTACCATGGCAATCGGGCCGCGAAACTCTTTTGATTTGATGGCATTTTCGGCAATCAATGCCGGAATTTGAAATGGTAAATAGTTATTGATTAACCCATAAAGATAAAATGGAAAACCAACAACAATGGTAAACAACGCTAAGATATTGCTCCCGAAAAAGCCTTTGTTCTTCATGTTTCTGGCAATGTCAATGTCTTCGATACCCAAATAATGAAGCTTGCTAAAATAGTCGTCAATACGCAATCGCAAGGATTCAACCATTTCCGGTTTATGTACGGAGAAATATTTTACCGACTCAAATATATTTTTTGTTATAGTGAAGTCGGCTACCTGATCATTTTTTGAAAAACCACTGTCCTTCGTAAGTTTGTATTTGTAGAGTGTTTCTACATTTTTTACCAACTCATCCGTTTTATCATCTTCAATTGCAATCACCAAACCTTCCAGCTTCATTCTGATTTTTTCGGTGAGCATTTCTACAGCTCTGAAATTGTCTTTTTCGTATTCTGCTTTGTAATCAGCTACTTTGATGGGTTCGTCAATATTCACAAACACATCTTTATTGAAGCGGTGAGGGTTTACATAATTTAATCCGATAGTAACGATGTTGGAGCCCAATTGAAAATTATTGTTGGCTTCAGCACCCATAACAATTCTCGCAGCACCGGTTTTGATTGGTCGTAGCTTTCGTTCTGTTATACTAATACCTTCGGGAAACATTAAAATGGCGCCTCCTTTTTCCAGATGCTCATAACATTTTTTGAACGTTTCTTGATTTTTACTCATCTGTGAGGGATCGTCCTGCTTGCGATACACCGGTATCATATTGAGTTTGGGAAGAAACCATTTTGCAAAAGGAGATTTAAATAATTCACCTTTTGCTAAAAAGAAAACTTTTCGATCCAGCAAGGTTGCAATCACAATAGGGTCTAAAAATGTACTAGGGTGATTGGCTAAAACCAATAAAGGTCCTTTTTCAGGAATCAGCTTTTTGTTTTGTAAGGTAATTGAACGGAAGAAAATTCGTACCGTTGTGCGCATTAATATTTTTAGGAGAGCGTAGAGCATGGTTGAAGAATATCACCGCAAGTTAAACAAAATAAATTCTTGCCGAAACCTTAAGTATTAGTGCTTTGATAAGTTTTAATATTTTGATTGTCAGTGTTTTAATGCGAATTGTTTGTAGTGGTTCTATCCCGAAACCTAATTTATCAAGGCTGTAAAATTGCTTTTCACTTATATATGTTATAGGTTTGGTATTCACAACAATAAAACACTGCTACTATGAAATGCGAAGCATTCATGAATTAAACTAAAACTACAAAAACTATGAGTAAAAACTACTATTCTTTTCTAAAACTCAAATCTCATTTTTCTAAACTAATCTTGTCTTGCGTCTTGATACTTGCGTCTTGTGTCTCATACGCACAACCAACATCATTCATCTCAAGAGGAGTTGGAGGAGGAGGAGCACTCTTTTCGCTTTCAATCAATCCTTCCAATAACAACGAGTATTTTGTTTCCTGTGATATGGGCGAGTTGTTTCATACCACCGATTTTGGTGTAAGCTATACGCAAGTTCATTTTACGGAACTAATTGGCGGGCACAATTCGAAAGTATGTTTTACGTCAACCACCGGATTGTTGTATAGTATCAACTATGCAAACAATGAAGTTGTACCCATGAAAAGCACGGATGGTGGTACTACCTGGTCGCCTTTAGCGGGCAACCCCGATAATACAGAAGAAACATTTACGATTGATGCCGATTTTAATAATCCCAATCGGGTGATTATTTCCTATTATGGAGAGATCTTTTTTTCGAGCAATGGTGGAACAACGTTTACAAGTATTCATACTGCAGCAACAGGGTCCGGAAATGTAGTAGGCGGTGTATTCTTTGATGGAAGCAATATTTATATTGGTACAAATGATGGTGTGTTGGTTTCAACCAATGCTGGTGTTACCTGGACAACTGCCACGATTACGGGAATTCCTGCAGGACAACAAATATGGTCGTTTGCGGGAGCAAAAGCAGGAGCAACCACTCGCTTCTTTTGTATCACCGGCAATGCAGCTGATATTTATGTGGGTTTGGTGGGCTCTGATTATTATGATTTTATGCAAGGGGTTTATTCTGTTGATTATGGTGCAGGCAACTGGGTGCCCCGCATGACAGGCATTGCAGCCGGTACAGATTTTCCAATGTTTGTGGGAATGGCAACCAACGACATTACTACCGCATATCTTGCAGGAAGTAACACGAGTTCGGAACCAATTGTTTTAAAAACAACCACTGGTGGAACTTCTTGGAGCCATGTGTTTAATACTGCAAATAATTTAAATATTAATACTGGTTGGAGTGGACAAGGTGGCGATAGAGGCTGGAGCTATGGTGAATGTCCGTTTGGATTAGCTGTTGCGCCTAACAATCCGAATACTGTTATTTTTGGCGATTTTGGTTTTGTGCATAAAACATCGAATGGCGGAACCAACTGGCAACAAGCATATTTAAATGCCAGCGGTCAACATCCTGTAAATACATTAACTCCTCCATACATGAGTTATGAAAGTGTGGGTATTGAAAATACAACTTGTTGGCAAGTACATTGGGCAGACGCGAATAATATGTGGGCTTGTTTTTCAGATATCAGAGGATTACGAAGTACCGATTCGGGAAATTCATGGTCGTTTAATTATACCGGAAATTCTGCTAATTCAACCTATCGTGTGGTAGAACATCCTACTACAGGAACTTTATTTGCCGGTTGCTCCAATATTCATGACATGTATCAAAGCACGCGTTTAGGAGATGCTATTTTAGACGCAGCGGATGCGAATGGAAAAATAATTTATTCAACCAATAACGGTTTGACCTGGCAAAATCTACACATCTTCAATCATCCTGTTTTTTGGATTGCCTTGGATCCCAATAATCCGAATATTGCATATGCTTCTGTTATACATTACGCAGGTGGAGCAGGTGTTGGTGGAATTTATAAAACAACCAACTTGAATTTATTGGCAGGCTCTACTTGGACACTTCTTCCGAATCCGCCACGCACGGAAAAACATCCGGCAAGTATTGTGGTTTTGAACGATGGAAATGTAGTTGCCACTTATTCCGGTAGAAGAACATCTGTATTTACAGCAAGTTCAGGAACATTTGTTTATAACGGAACTTCATGGACAGATGTATCAGATGCAGGAATGTATTATTGGACAAAAGATATTATTGTTGACCCGAATGATGCGACTCAAAATACATGGTATGTATGTGTGTTTAGTGGTTGGGGCGGACCACCAAACGGTTTAGGTGGAATTTATAAAACAACAAATAGGGGAACTAGTTGGACAAAATTAACAGGAACAACCATTGATAGAGTAACCTCTCTAACATTTAATCCGAGCAATGCGAATCAGGTTTTTATAACTACAGAAGGTCAAGGTTTGTGGATGTCAAATAATATTAATTCCGCATTGCCTACTTTTTCAATGGTCACAAGCTATCCGTTTCAACAACCGGAACGTGTATTCTTTAATCCATATACTCCAAGTGAAATGTGGGTAACCAGTTTTGGAAACGGGATGAAATTGGGGATTTATTTAACAACTGGTGTTGTTGATTTTAAAGATCAAGCAGGTTTGCAGGTTTTTCCAAATCCAACCACTGGTTTGATAACGATTGTAAACGCGGATGCAGAACAAGTGCAAGTATTTAGTGGTATCGGACAACTTGTTTATTCAAAAGACTTGCAACAAAATGAAACGCAACTGGATGTATCGCATTTAGAAGCAGGAATTTATTTTGTGGTATGTGGGGAAAAGAAAGTAAAAGTGGTTTTGACGAAGTAGGATTATTGCAAGCGGTGATGTAATTTATTGCGTCATTGCGAGGAACGAAGCAATCTTGTAAAATGCACTCTCTTTTCATCATTGTCTGAGATTGCTTCGTTCCTCGCAATGACGGTTTATTAGAACTATTCTTCTATTCATGAAAAATTGTTTCCGTTTCTACTTAAAGCCAAAACTTGCAATGATGATGATAACAGGGCGCCATTGCAAACAAAGTGAAGCGATCTCATAAAATAATCCCTATTTTTGTTGAATGCTTTCGCAACGACAATTATTTTTAAATCATATTGCACAAACAAGTGAAACACCTTTGGCCTTGGAAATTGAAAAGGCTGAAGGTGTTTATTTATTTGATACTTCTGGCAAACGTTACCTCGATTTGATTTCCGGAATTTCTGTTAGCAATGTTGGACATCGTCATCCGAAAGTGGTGGAAGCAATCAAAGAGCAGGTGGATAAATACATGCACACAATGGTGTATGGTGAATACATTCAAAATCCACAAGTGAGGCTTGCTACAGAATTATCAAAGAACCTTCCTGCTAACTTAAGTTCCATTTATTTTGTGAATTCAGGGAGCGAAGCTATTGAAGGAGCCATGAAATTGGCCAAACGTTTTACGGGAAGAACAGAGATCATTTCTTTCAAAAACGCTTACCACGGGAGTACGCACGGCAGTTTAAGCATTATGGGAAGCGAAGAGTTTAAAAATGCCTTTCGGCCGTTATTACCCGATACCCGTCAGATAGAATTTAACAACGCAGCAGTGTTCTCACTCATCACAGAGCGCACGGCTTGTGTGGTGGTGGAAACCATCCAAGGTGAAGCAGGAGCAATTGTTCCTCAAAATGATTTTCTGAAAAAATTAAGTGCACATTGCAAATCTGTTGGCGCTTTGTTGGTGGCTGATGAAATACAATGTGGGTTTGGCCGCACCGGAAAATTGTTTGCATTTGAGCATTATCATTTTGTACCGGATATTCTTTGTATTGCAAAAGGTATGGGAGGCGGTATGCCAATTGGTGCATTTATTTCTTCAAAAGAAATAATGAATTCGTTAACGAACAATCCGATACTTGGACACATCACTACTTTTGGTGGACATCCAGTGTCTTGTGCTGCAGCTATTGCAACATTGAATGTGTTGTTGGAAGAAAAGTTAATTGATGGGGTAGAAGAAAAAGAACAATTATTCAGAGATTTATTAAAACATCCGAAAATAAAATCAGTTAACGGAAAAGGATTACTATTATCGGTTGAATTTGATAGTTATGAGGAAAACAAATCGATCATCGACCGATGCATTGCAAAGGGAGTGATTACGGATTGGTTTTTATTTAATTCCCACTCCATGCGAATCGCTCCCCCTTTAACAATTACAACCGAAGAAATAAGAGATGCTTGCGCAACCATTATCAAATCGATAAAATAGTCGCTTTAACGTTCTTTAACTTTGTTATCTAAAATTTTGGCACTAACCTTGCGTTATCCTATTCAAATCTTAAAAAATACTAAGAAAATGAAATACGAAGCATTCACGAATTCCTTAACAGGAATGTTCAAAATGAGTAAAAAGACAAGTTTATTGTTTGCATGTATCGGATTATTC is part of the Bacteroidota bacterium genome and encodes:
- the dacB gene encoding D-alanyl-D-alanine carboxypeptidase/D-alanyl-D-alanine-endopeptidase, yielding MKYFYLLLFIFLSGFSFAQKSKLTAEIETLKRDKALQHATWSICVMNTKKDSAIVEYNSHLSLVPASTLKIVTTAAALSILGSDFKFETKIQYDGTLDTVSGTLKGNLYILGGGDPTLESEFFKDKKDSTTIVQKWAALLKAKGIKSIEGAIVGDASIFEDNMTPTQWIWGDMGNYFGAGACGLTYHDNKYTAKFKSGAAGSETLITSVEPTIDNMVLVNRVTSGGSDDNAFIFGSSYSNYRTVQGTIPANKTNYEVDGSIPDPALFCARQLEIALRKAGIKISKPTTTIRAEKDSDLTEKKVDGFKTVEYDAKKRTTLFSTFSPTLEKIVYWTNLKSLNLYAEHLLKYICYKKTGFGRESEGTMIITNFWKAKGVDVSGFFMNDGCGLARANAITTKTETQILRLMATDKNFTSFYNSLPIAGKSGSMSSLCQGTFCENNMRAKTGYITRARGYTGYVKNKNGEMLCFSLIANNYDCTPTEMKLKLEKLLIAIAEVE
- a CDS encoding 4a-hydroxytetrahydrobiopterin dehydratase — encoded protein: MWNEENNTLTRTFGFKNFVDAFGFMTKVAFEAEKMNHHPNWSNVYNKVTISLNTHDEGNTVTDKDYKLAKKIDALFDGGSKFDR
- a CDS encoding hotdog fold thioesterase is translated as MSIWFKPYTIADIAWMEKGTMAEAIGIEITEITEDSIKGRMPIDHRTVQPMKILHGGASVALAETLGSIGSNLIVDNSKYFCVGLDINANHLRPGTNGFVYAEAKPIHIGKKTHVWAIEIKDEKEKLICVSRLTMAVVQIGT
- a CDS encoding DUF4349 domain-containing protein, with the protein product MTPKLILAAFVSLLILPSCGGRGSNFDAEAILNGGFESSMAESAPPPPPPPPPGVVETVKFTPPVTSEEYDKSEAGSANASGLTSTTTVASAPIKMAEKIKKTADVDISVEDYKVARAAIDKIVKTGNGYISGENEQNSTYSISNAMTIRVANKDFDAMVSNLAGVASHVNSKNVYMEDVTAEFVDITARLKTKKEVEKRYLELLQKAVKVTDILEVEEHLRGIREEIEAKEGQLKLLNDQVAFSTINLNFTQSFEYTPQDEPGFFGRMGKAFGNGWKGFLSFVIGLVYVWPLWLILGLTTYFVVKFIKKKLKK
- a CDS encoding 1-acyl-sn-glycerol-3-phosphate acyltransferase; translated protein: MLYALLKILMRTTVRIFFRSITLQNKKLIPEKGPLLVLANHPSTFLDPIVIATLLDRKVFFLAKGELFKSPFAKWFLPKLNMIPVYRKQDDPSQMSKNQETFKKCYEHLEKGGAILMFPEGISITERKLRPIKTGAARIVMGAEANNNFQLGSNIVTIGLNYVNPHRFNKDVFVNIDEPIKVADYKAEYEKDNFRAVEMLTEKIRMKLEGLVIAIEDDKTDELVKNVETLYKYKLTKDSGFSKNDQVADFTITKNIFESVKYFSVHKPEMVESLRLRIDDYFSKLHYLGIEDIDIARNMKNKGFFGSNILALFTIVVGFPFYLYGLINNYLPFQIPALIAENAIKSKEFRGPIAMVTGMFTFIIFYTIQIFLVNKYFDNNIITIVYATTLPLFGVFTYWYYYAVTKIKNKWLLLMLFYKKSVYISNLISERELLIAEFDKAKEEYQKVTG
- a CDS encoding T9SS type A sorting domain-containing protein, with protein sequence MSKNYYSFLKLKSHFSKLILSCVLILASCVSYAQPTSFISRGVGGGGALFSLSINPSNNNEYFVSCDMGELFHTTDFGVSYTQVHFTELIGGHNSKVCFTSTTGLLYSINYANNEVVPMKSTDGGTTWSPLAGNPDNTEETFTIDADFNNPNRVIISYYGEIFFSSNGGTTFTSIHTAATGSGNVVGGVFFDGSNIYIGTNDGVLVSTNAGVTWTTATITGIPAGQQIWSFAGAKAGATTRFFCITGNAADIYVGLVGSDYYDFMQGVYSVDYGAGNWVPRMTGIAAGTDFPMFVGMATNDITTAYLAGSNTSSEPIVLKTTTGGTSWSHVFNTANNLNINTGWSGQGGDRGWSYGECPFGLAVAPNNPNTVIFGDFGFVHKTSNGGTNWQQAYLNASGQHPVNTLTPPYMSYESVGIENTTCWQVHWADANNMWACFSDIRGLRSTDSGNSWSFNYTGNSANSTYRVVEHPTTGTLFAGCSNIHDMYQSTRLGDAILDAADANGKIIYSTNNGLTWQNLHIFNHPVFWIALDPNNPNIAYASVIHYAGGAGVGGIYKTTNLNLLAGSTWTLLPNPPRTEKHPASIVVLNDGNVVATYSGRRTSVFTASSGTFVYNGTSWTDVSDAGMYYWTKDIIVDPNDATQNTWYVCVFSGWGGPPNGLGGIYKTTNRGTSWTKLTGTTIDRVTSLTFNPSNANQVFITTEGQGLWMSNNINSALPTFSMVTSYPFQQPERVFFNPYTPSEMWVTSFGNGMKLGIYLTTGVVDFKDQAGLQVFPNPTTGLITIVNADAEQVQVFSGIGQLVYSKDLQQNETQLDVSHLEAGIYFVVCGEKKVKVVLTK
- a CDS encoding aspartate aminotransferase family protein, with amino-acid sequence MLSQRQLFLNHIAQTSETPLALEIEKAEGVYLFDTSGKRYLDLISGISVSNVGHRHPKVVEAIKEQVDKYMHTMVYGEYIQNPQVRLATELSKNLPANLSSIYFVNSGSEAIEGAMKLAKRFTGRTEIISFKNAYHGSTHGSLSIMGSEEFKNAFRPLLPDTRQIEFNNAAVFSLITERTACVVVETIQGEAGAIVPQNDFLKKLSAHCKSVGALLVADEIQCGFGRTGKLFAFEHYHFVPDILCIAKGMGGGMPIGAFISSKEIMNSLTNNPILGHITTFGGHPVSCAAAIATLNVLLEEKLIDGVEEKEQLFRDLLKHPKIKSVNGKGLLLSVEFDSYEENKSIIDRCIAKGVITDWFLFNSHSMRIAPPLTITTEEIRDACATIIKSIK